From Weissella diestrammenae, a single genomic window includes:
- a CDS encoding amino acid ABC transporter permease, with product MTNFLQAYSWVNMRFLFEGMWVTVQVAVISVILSFIIGSVLGVLRYVKIPVVSTIVGLIIDIIRNLPLLLIIFFTYFALPKINIHFSVMGSTIFALTIFESAMLAEIVRGGIVAVPKGQLEGGRSNGLSFYQTLMYILLPQAYKKMIPPIVSQFISLIKDTSLATIIMLPEMTYRAQIIYAQKPAQIIPMFLMLALLYFILNYALSKIANIFDRRMAV from the coding sequence ATGACAAATTTCTTACAAGCATATTCTTGGGTTAACATGCGCTTTTTATTTGAGGGCATGTGGGTAACCGTTCAGGTGGCCGTTATTTCCGTGATTTTGAGTTTTATTATCGGATCAGTTCTAGGCGTTTTACGGTATGTAAAAATACCAGTGGTTTCAACAATTGTTGGGCTAATCATTGACATTATTCGTAATCTTCCGCTATTGCTCATTATTTTCTTTACTTATTTTGCTTTGCCAAAGATAAATATTCACTTTAGTGTGATGGGAAGTACGATTTTCGCGCTGACAATTTTTGAATCAGCAATGTTAGCTGAAATAGTACGGGGTGGTATCGTAGCAGTACCGAAAGGCCAATTAGAAGGTGGCCGATCAAATGGGCTGAGTTTCTATCAAACTTTGATGTATATTCTCTTGCCGCAAGCTTACAAAAAAATGATTCCGCCCATTGTATCGCAGTTCATTTCTTTGATTAAAGATACGTCACTTGCAACGATTATTATGTTGCCAGAAATGACATATCGGGCACAAATCATTTACGCTCAAAAACCCGCCCAAATTATTCCAATGTTTTTGATGCTTGCTTTGTT
- a CDS encoding amino acid ABC transporter permease: MIELFSAHSHEFLVGFGWTLLASLIALVGSLVLGTFFAILEVIPNKITYYIARLYIEVLRNVPLLVITMFFYVVVAQIFKMNGFFSGTIGLMLYTSAFISETVRAGILAVPAGQLEGALSNGLSWWDGMRLIVLPQAFKYVIPPLGNQFVNLVKNSSVLAFVAGFDLMYQANQISQLTFDTFNPFIIVGLFYLVITLPISYYMRHLENKLAKEA; encoded by the coding sequence ATGATTGAATTATTTAGTGCGCACAGTCATGAATTTTTAGTCGGCTTTGGCTGGACCCTTTTGGCAAGTCTCATTGCATTAGTTGGCTCGTTAGTACTTGGGACGTTCTTTGCCATTTTAGAGGTGATTCCAAATAAAATAACGTATTATATCGCCCGCCTATATATTGAAGTCTTGCGGAATGTACCATTGCTAGTCATCACAATGTTTTTCTATGTTGTTGTAGCACAGATATTTAAAATGAATGGTTTCTTTTCGGGAACTATTGGATTGATGCTATATACATCAGCGTTTATATCTGAAACGGTACGTGCAGGTATTCTAGCGGTTCCCGCCGGACAGTTGGAAGGTGCGTTATCGAATGGTTTATCTTGGTGGGATGGCATGCGTTTGATTGTCCTACCACAAGCTTTTAAATACGTGATTCCGCCTTTGGGTAACCAATTTGTGAATTTAGTTAAGAACTCATCTGTATTAGCCTTCGTTGCTGGCTTTGATTTGATGTATCAAGCAAATCAAATTTCGCAATTGACATTTGATACCTTTAATCCATTTATTATCGTTGGGCTATTCTATCTCGTTATCACGTTACCGATTAGCTACTATATGCGACATCTTGAAAATAAATTAGCGAAGGAGGCCTAG